The Nitrospirota bacterium DNA window TAAGTTTGTGATTGCTGACTGGATGATGCCTGTCCTTGACGGCGTGGAGCTGTGCAGGAAGATAAGGCTCATGAATGAAGCAGGATATATATATTTTATTCTTCTTACAGGAAAGGATAAAAAGGAGGATGTTGTGCAGGGCCTTGATTCAGGCGCTGATGATTATATAACAAAGCCGTTTGAGAGGGAGGAGCTCAGGGTAAGGGTTATGACAGGGATGAGAATCTTAGAGCTTGAAAAGAGGCTTGAAGAGCTTGCCTGCATTGACCCGCTCATGCAGATAAGGAACAGAAGATATTTTCATCAAGCTATAGAGAGGATTCACGACAGGGCGCGCAGATACAGCGAGGGCTACGGCGTGATAATGTGCGATATAGATTATTTCAAGAAGTATAATGACATATACGGCCATATCCAGGGCGATAATATATTAAAGACTATTGCAGAGACATTGAAAGAAACACTCCGCCTTTCAGATGAAATCTTCAGGTACGGAGGCGAGGAGATAATAATCATCCTGCCTGAACAAGAAATCAATGATACAACGATTGCAGCAGAGAGGATTGTAAGGAGCGTAGAGTCACTGCGGATTGAGCATAAAGGCTCGGAATTCAGCATTGTAACAATAAGCTGCGGGATAGCAGCATTTGACAAGAAAACTGACCTTAACAGCAAGTGGATATCTGTTGTAGACAGGGCAGACAAGGCATTATACAGGGCAAAATCAGGAGGAAGAAACAGGGTAAGTGCTTGAGATGGCCCTGCAGTTCACTACTAAAATCTCAAAAAGGCGCCTATCCCGCCAGCATCTGCAAGTTTTTTACTGTCTGTAACCACCTCTATCAGGGCTCCCTGCTCTACTGCCTTCTGTACAGCAAAATCAATAAGATAACTTACTGCCTCAAAAACTCCCTTGCAGTACGGACAGTTTTTCAGCGCCTGCGATGTCAGAAAGCCACAATTAGTGCACATGAATCCCTGAGCTGTGCTGCCGCGTAAAAAAACAAGTTTCATGACACTGCCTTCCTGGATGCTGGCGAGGACATCTTCAAGTCCTATCACAGCCATATTGTTTTTCATTGCCCTTGTAATTAGTTCATCCACTATCATCTGCTCTTTGTTTTTCTCAAATTCTTCCATTATCTTCATGGACATATTGAGTATGTCATTTTCACCTGCAAACATCTCTGCCGGGAATTGACCTATGACCTTATCAAGAATTACCTGTGGCAACAAGCCTTTGACCTTTACAATAGCCTGCTCAGCCCCGCCAATTATTATCATGCCGATATACTCCCTGTGAAGGAGCTCCTCGACGGCCTTTACAACATCTTTCATGTGAAGGCTTACGTGGTAGTCTATGTGTCTCTCATACCTGTTCTGCTTGAGGGCAAACCACCCACCTTTTTTATGTTTGCCAGGGATATCCGCGGTAAAGACCTCGGTGTATTCCTCGATTTCTCCTAAGTGAATCAGGAAAATTCTTGCAGACTCCTTAGCAACAAGCAGAGTTACATATCTCTGATAATTGTCAAGTAAATCAACAAGGGGTTTCACATAAGGAGTCTTATCAATTATAAGCTCGTTTTTTACAGGAAGGGAGAGGTGGTAGTTTTTCCATAACCCGCGCGGTGAAGAACTTATAAGTGCCAGGCCTTTTTTAAACTCCCTCTTGTTACCTGTAAGATAAGCCTCAATCTTTTCAAGGTCGCCCTTCACTCTTTTCTCAATATCTTTCCCGACCTTTCCCATTATGTCCTTTAAGAGATTCTTGAAATGTATAACATAGTCCCCTTTCGGGTTTGTAATTGGATTCACATTAAGGTAAAGGCTAATGAAGAAATCGCCGTTTCCGCTTATAACCGAAAGTTCTTTAAGTTCACTGTGTGTAAGCATCTTCTCCTCCTTTTGTATCTGATCTGTATATCTCTAAAAGGGAGAGGCACAGGGCTACTATTAAGGGCCCGAGGATAAATCCTATAAAGCCGAAAAGTTTAATCCCTCCAAGCACGCTGAAGAATATAAGCAGCGTGTTAAGCTTTGTCTTACCTCCTATTATGATTGGCTTTAATATATTGTCAACCATGCCGATTATTAAAAAGCCAAAGAGGAGAAGCCCTATGCCCTTTGCATAACTTCCGCTTAAAATGAGTATTACCCCTGCCGGTCCCCAGACAATAAATGTCCCGAAAATTGGAATAAGGGAGAGTATCGACATCGCTGAGCCCCAGAATATCGGGGATGGAAGACCGAGAACCAGAAAAGCAAGTCCACCAAGAATGCCCTGAATAATTGCTACTGTAACGCCGCCATATATTGTTGCAATTACCATCTCCTTGGCCTGGTTTTCAAGCTTTATTTTCTGAGCATCGGAAAATGGAAGAAGCCCCCTGATGTATCCAATAATGGCATTACCATCCTTTAGAAAGAAGAAAATTGTCATGGCCATAATAAGAAAACTTACAGCGAAGACAAGAATGTTTTTAAAAAGGTTGGCAGTGCCCTCGCCAATTTTTTTGCTAAGGGCCTTCAGGTTTTTTATAGCCGCATCTTTGAGATCAAGGCTAACAGGCCCGATATACGACTCCAGTTTTTCACCTAATTTTGTAACTACAGGATGTCTCTGAAGATCTGCTATTACCTGTGGCCCTTTTTCTTCGATTGTCCTGTAAGTCTCAGATATTTCTTTAACAAGGGCAGTGCTGAGATAACCAAAAGGCCCGATGATAATGATTAGGATCACTATAAGCGTAACCAGTGAAGCAGCCCATGACCGCTTAAACACTTTTAAGAAAACTCTGTAAAGGGGATAAAATGTAATGCTCAAAACCATGGCCCACGCAATTGGAGTAAGAAAAGGGCTTAAGATCATATAGAACAAATAAAAGAGCCCTGCAGTTATAGCAAGAGAGATTATTGTAGATAGATGTTCAGCCTTCATCTGCAAGCCTCAATAAATGCCTTAAACAATGCCCCTGATGGTTCATCAGAAAGCCTTTCAGGATGCCATTGAACCCCTAAAAGGAATGGGTATGTCTCAAGTTCAATTGCCTCTATCAGGCCATCTGAAGACCACGCAGATTTAAATATGCCTTCTCCGAGTTTCTTTATACCCTGATGGTGGGTGCTATTCACAGCAATACTTTCTTTCTTTAAAATATAATACAACTTGCTCTCTTTGTAAATTTCAACCTCATGCCCTGATTTGTGGTCGAGCTTGTTCTGTCTCTGAAGGGGCAAATCCTGATAAAGGCTTCCACCAAAAAACACATTTAAAAACTGCATTCCATAACATATCCCGAGGGCTGGCTTTTTTAAGCCAATTATTTCTTTAAGCAGCGCTTTCTCAAAAATAAATCTCTCTTTTGAAACAGGGTTCAGAGCCGCCTTTAACTCTTCTCCATAAAAAGCAGGCTCTATATCGCCGCCTCCTGAAATCAAAAGTGCATCAATCTTATCAGAAATTATGGGGGATAAATTTTCTGCCAAAGGCGGGATAAACACAGGACAGCCGCCGGCTGCCTCTATTGCGGCTGCATAAGAAAGCTTTATCGAATAAACCTCCCTTCCCGAAGAACTCGGGACAGGCTCACTGTCACCTGTAATTCCAATAAGCGGGCTATGATGCACGTTTCAGAACCCTGCCTGCCATAGCGTCTGTTGGCTCACCTTCCCACAAAGCCGGTATTCCATTTACAAATACATAATAAATACCCAACGGCCTCTGAAAAGGCTCTTCAAAAGTTGCTGTATCTTTAATTTTTTCAGGATCAAAGACCACAATGTCCGCAAAATATCCCCCGGTGAGAATACCTCTTTCCTTAATCTTAAAGACCTTTGCAGGCAATCCTGTCATTTTATAAATAGCATCTTCTATCGATAAAACAGCATCTTCTCTTACATACTTGCCAAGTATTCTCGGAAATGTTCCAAAACCCCTCGGATGGGGTTTCCCTTTTGCAGTGACACCGTCAAAACTCCTACCAGAGCTGTCAGAGCCTATCATAGCATAGTCTTTCCTCAAAATCGCCCTAAGGTTGTCCTCATTCATTGTGAAAAAAATAGCACCTACTCTGAGTTCTTCTTCAAGAAGAATATCAAACACACAGTCAACAGGATGCTTTTTCATGGCTTCTCCAATGTCCGAAAGGCTCTTCCCCTCCATCCATTTGTTTTTCTTGAGGGCAACAGATGAAATCTTTATTTTTTCCCAGTAAGAGCGCTCTGGATGTAAATCGAGTATGGCTTTTTTAAGCTCTTCTCTTTTGTATTTTAGCCTCCATAGCTCTTTGTCCCTGCCACCCTCGTATGCCCACTCTGGCAGAACACTGTCCAGATCAGTGCTCGCAGCAATATAGGGGTACCTGTCGCAGGTGAGTTTAATGCCCATCTGGTGTGCCTTTTCAATCTGCTCAAAGACCTTTTCGAGCTTTGACCAGTTGTTTTCCCTGCTTGTCTTTAAATGGGACAGGTGCACATGAACTCCTGAGTCCATTCCGATTTTTATTGCTTCATCAACAGCCTCCAGTAACTTATCGCCCTCGCTCCTTAAGTGGGTTGTATATATTCCTCCTGAGCTGGCAGCTTCCATTGCAAGTTCGACAATCTCATCTGTCTTTGCATAAACCCCAGGCGGATAAATAAGTCCTGTTGAAAGGCCGACTGAGCCCTGACTCAAAGACTCTTTTAAAAGTGTTTTCATTTTTCTCATATCGCTTGATGTCGGCACTGCATCTACATATCCTATTACAGATGCCCTGAGATTGCCATGGCCGGTGAGTGTCATGAAATTTATTGCAATTTTCTTCTTACTCAGGATTTCAAAATACTCTGTAAGGCTTCCCCATCTTTCCTTTATGCCGAGTTCTTTAAAATCTCCTGCCCTTTGCTCAAGGGCATCTCCAGAAAGGGGTGTAGATGAAAGGCCGCAGTTTCCATTTATCTCGGTTGTCACACCCTGAGTGACCTTGGCCGCAGCTCTCGGGTCAGCGAGGGCTGTAAACTCAGAATGGCAGTGGCAGTCAATAAAACCAGGGCTTATACAGAGTCCTTTAACATCTATGACCATCTCTGCATCAGACTTAGAAAGATGGCCAATCGCTTCTATCCTGTCACCTTTGATGCCAATATCAGATGTTTTTGGCCCCGCCGTTGGCGGGGTGCCATCGACAATAAGGCCACCTGCAAGTAAAAAATCAAACTTCAATGCCTTCCCCTGAGGATAACTCTTCGGCCTTCTTTGCGCTTCTCTCAAACAGGGGGACAAGGAGGGAAGTGGATAGTTTTATTTTATCCATAAGGCTTACCTTAGGATAATCCGCCATTGCCTCTTTGTAAAGTCCCTGGGCCTCGTTGTAAATCATAGGCAGAAAACGGAGGGTAAGGGCTGTAGTTGCTATAAACTCTTTAACAGGGGCAAGCCTTCCTACAGGGCCCAGGAGTCCGCCAAAGGCTTTGACCATGTCCTCTGCAGGGGTTGTGGCTGTGAGAACCCTGGCGCCAAGGATCAATATCAAGAGCCTGAGCGTAAGATAACTTGCCCTTTCAATTCCTTCATAAGTTATATAAAGACCTAAAATCTCCGCAATAACCCTGCCGTGTTGGAATAGGGCATTGCTCAAAAATGTAAATGCAAGGAAAATAACTATAGGAAGGCAGCCTTTCTTTATGGTTTTCACAGGAAGCTTGAATAAGAGAAAAAAATTTACTGCAAGGATTAAGAGATAAAGCGGAATGGAACGAAATATGAATAGCAAAAGGACAAGACCGATATAAGCGAGGATTTTGGCTCTGGGGCTAAAATCTGCCATTAACTTTTGCTACATGCTCAGACAGACTTCTATATTCATGGATCCCTCCAGCAATTGCCTCAGCAATCTTCTTCCTGTATAAAGCACTTGAAAGTCTCTTTTCTTCCTCACGATTACTTATAAAAGAAATCTCAACCAGGATAGAAGGCATCTGAGCACCAACGAGCACATAAAAAAGGGCATGCTTGACACCGTTGTCTACTATCTTCTGATAGTCTGATTTAAGTGTATTTATAATTGAAGTCTGTACATTGTGGGCAAGTCTCATTGACTCATCTCGTTTGTTATCCCTTGCCAGGTCACTGAGAATTACCTGGAGGTCATTCTGAACCCTCTGCATTTTTTCAATAGAGATTGCGTTTTCCCTCGCAGCAACCCTCATGGCTTCCTTATCATTTGTCCAGTTAAGCAGATAGGTCTCAATTCCCCTTACATCCCTTCTGGGGTTTGCATTCGCATGGATGGATATGAAGAGGTCCGCTTTTTGGGAATTTGCAATGGCTGTCCTCTCTTCAAGGGGAATAAAAATATCCCTATCCCTCGTAAGGATTACCTCTATTTTATGTTTCTCTGTAAGAATCTTCTTCAGTTTTTTTGCTACATCAAGGACCACGTCTTTTTCATAAAGGCCCCTCGGGCCAATGGCGCCTGCATCTTTACCTCCATGGCCAGGGTCTATCACTACCCTTCTGACTCCAGGTAGTCTTTTGAAAGACTTCCGCTCTACAGACGGCAGGCGAACGACTGAGCCGGACAGCTCACGGTCTGCTGGAGAAGTATCCTCCCTCACTTCTCCGTATATGTCAATAACAAACCGATATGGATCCTCCAGTACAAACACATTGTTGCGCTCGAATTTCCCGAGGTCGAGCACAATCCTCACCGTATCATTGTCAAACTGTCCAACCCTGATGCTCTTCAAAATACCATTGCTTATGTCAAAACTGGTATCTACATCTTTTGATAATTTACAACCTTTCAGGTCAAAATACAGGCGGTCGGGGTTTGAAAGGCGATTTTCGGTAAACGTCACAGGGCCATCTAAATCAATAACAACCCTTGTGTAGGATTCATCTGACCAGTAACGAAGGTCTTTAACAGAAACTTCTTCAGCAGCCTCAGCCCTGGTCAATAAAAAGATAAAACATAAGGGTAACAAAAAAGCCCTTCTCATATATTTCTTTATATAATAAAGGGGCTTAAATGTCAACTCTTAATTTAAAACTTTAAGGTTTTCTTGTATTTGCCTTTTGTGTATTTTAGTGGGCACCGTGAATAAGGACAGGCAGGCACCTTACACAGACATAAAGTGCCTCGCCCTTATATTCACACGGAATAAGCACCCTGTCTTCGCTGCCTGACCCACAATTCAAACACTTGTGTTCGCTCATTTTCCCTCCTCAAGTTTCTTTATCTCTTCAACGATCTTTTCGGGGTCCATGTTATGCATCATAGCTCCAAAGGAAATAGATTCCACCTTAATGCCAGGGCAGGTAAAACAGCCACCTCCAAAATGCTTCTCAATAACCTTATCTGCCCCTGGGACAGCCTTGATGACATCGCCTATTATCGAGTCTTTTGTAATGCTTACCTTAGTCTCCATAGCCACACCTCCTCTTAGTTTCTTCGTAATTTCACCTTAATATAAATTCGGGCCCCTCATCCATGATTTAAATCATAATCACCCTCACCCTTACCCTCTCCCATCAAGGGAGAGGGAATGAGAGTTGATTCTTATGCAGTTTTTACTGTTTTAAGGATATTGTACACAAACAGGATAACGGCAATAAACGCTAAGATGCTCGACAGGATTAGCACAGAATTAAACATCAGCGGCATTACATTTTTAGCAATAAAGGGCCAGCTTATTGCCATTCCCAGAAGGCCTGCATTAGCAAACCAGAACTGAACCCGCACTATCAATGGGCTGTATACGGGCCTTCCGCTAAACCTCGGTAAAATATGATAGCCGACCCCATAAATCATCATTGCCATAAAACCCAAGAGATTTAGATGGACATGGACAGACCTATAGTAGGCAGCACTATCCGGCCACATGACCATCTTGAGACCCAAAAAAGCGCCTGAAAACAAATAAATCAGGCTCATTCTGAGATACCAGACAATTATCCGTTCCATGATACCTCCACTCCACTCTTACTTCTCACTTCCCTTACACCGATTCCACAGATATAACTTCAGGGATCTCCCGTTTTAGCGTAGCCTCTATAGCATTCTTAAGTGTCATCGTAGACATCGGGCAGCCAGCACATGCACCAATAAGCCTGAGCTTTACAACACCGCTATCCTGAACCTCAACAAGCTGGACATCACCACCATCTCTCTGGAGCAACGGCCTTATCTTGTTTAAGACCTCTTCAACCCTTTCCTTAAACATCTTGCCTCCTTATTCTTAGTTCTTAATTTTACTTTAATAGCTTCTTTCACACTTAGTCTATGACTTTAATCATACAGAAAGGACTCTGTATGATTCAACCGTTAAAGTGCGCTCAGCACCTTACCCTGAATCAAGTTCAGGGTCTCCGATGTCGGAATATGATTCTCCTGCAGAACTTTTTTATCATAACTATCTTCCCCAGATGTGCGGATAAAATTTCTTTATGAATCCGTCTACAAGGTTGATTTTAAGTTTAAATGGATTCAATATCCTTTCAAGTATAGTTACAATTAGTAATACAGGCAGCATATGTGTTGCGAGGGTAATTTTAAAGAATCCACAGTTGAGTTTTCTAATAGCTGAGTAGTTATTAATGATTGGAAACAGAAGTGTGTATTCGATCAAAAACAGCACAGTTGCTGGAAGTGCGGTAAAGGCAGTTACGGTCTGAAAGATGCGGTCAATTATTTTGAATCTTCTTACCACATCATGAATATTATTTTTGTAATATGTAAATGATTTATTTGAGGTTAGCCCTTCTTTAAACCATTTGATGTGGAGATAAGAGATTACATAAGCGGTGATTGCAGTAATATCCATTATCGGCCTGAAATGGCTGCCATTGTCTCCATATATGGTCTTGATATTAACAAACCGTATTGCAGCCCCCATGTCTCCTGCCTTCATTAATATTTCTGTCTCTGTAACATATTTCTCTGTTGTCAGACACAGCTTTTTTATTAATGAAAGGGGATAAAGCCTGAATCCGCACTGGGTATCTTCTACAAATTGGTTTGCAGCGAGGGAGATGTAAAACCGCGCTATATGCATTGAGTTATACCTTGCCCTCGGTATCTTCTCCTTCTCATGCATCCTGGAACCAACAATTATATCTTCCGGATACATGCTCCACATATTGATAAAAAGAGGTATATCGTCAAGGTCATGCTGGCTATCTGCATCCATACTTATTGCCGCATCGTACCCATCTTTTACCGCCTTGTGAAAAAGCACTCTTAATGCATTCCCCTTACCTTTGTTTCTCCCTATTTTGATTACCTCTGCCCCTGCACGGGAAGCAGCAATTGCAGTATCATCCACAGATCCGTCGTCGGCAACAATAACCTTATCAACATACTTTAATGCGCCTTCCACCACACTTCCTATGGTTTTAGATGCATTATAAGCTGGAATTATGACACAGAGATTAGATGTCAACCCTCATGCCCTCCCTCGCGAGAATCTCACTCGCTGCCCTGGCGCCTGAATATGCAGCAGCCAAAACCCCGCCGCCCATATCACCCCAATGGCCGGCAATGTAGAGATTTTTTATGTCATGCCTCTGCATATTTCTGAAACCAGGAATCTGCCTCCAGCCAAAGGCGGCACCTTTAAAATTGCCTGTATATCGCTGGAGGGTCTGCGGCGTAGCTGAATCCAGCACCACAATTCTGTCCTTTAAGCCGGGTATAACCCTTTCAACCCTTTTTAAAACAATATCTGTACATTGCGTTTTATCAAAATGTCTATCAGATGCCTCCACCATTTCGTGTATTACCACTGTATGACAACCAGCAGGGGCACGGGATTTATCCTCCAGAGTGGCTACTGTTATCCCGATAGTTGATTCATCTGTAAATGATACTTCAGGACTGAAAAAGCCCTCCATATCATATGAAGGGAAATACCCAACACTTGAGTGGGTATTGATCTCCCCTTTGATGCCGGCATAAACGATAAAGAATGATGTTGAAACACCAATATCTCTATTCATCTCTTCTGCAATGGCTGCATATTTTCCACCTAACAGTTTGACGAATGTATAATTAAAATCAGCGTTGGATATAACATATCTTGATGTATATTCTTCATTGTTGTCGCATCTAACACCGTAACAATTATTATTTTCATCCAGAAGGATCGTCTTCGCCCCATCTCCGAGAATAACAGCACCACCGTTTTTGCGAATCCCCTCTGCTAAAACATCAGCAAGCCTTTGAAAGCCGCCCACAGGACGATAAGCACCGAGCTTGAAATAGCTCATGATCATGGCAATCATGGAGAGGGCGGAAACCTTTGACGGCGGGAGCCCTATAAACGGACATCTGTCAGAAAGTATTGCCTTCAGTCTGAAATCATTGAGATACCCATCCAATAAGTCTTTATAACTAATGCCCATGAACTTTAATATCTGTGGCGGGATATTATTCAACGCAAGTCTTCCGGAAATGAGCATATCCGTTGCTAACATTGTCTCACCGCAAACACTGCTGACCGTTTCAAAGAATTTCTGAATTCTTCCTGATTCCCGTGGAAATAATGTTGAAAGTCTTTCAACGTATGCATTCACATCAGCATCCACAATGACCTCAATATCCGGAAAGATGCTCTCCCTCACTGGATCTACCCTTACAAAACTAATATTTTTATAGACATCAAGAAGATCAAGCACCTTATATATCAATCCGCCAGCGGTAACCCCTGATATACAGTCCACGGCAGAGTCAAAAACAAACTCCTTCCTTTTGAATGAGGCAAGATAACCTCCGTGTGTGATATGTCTCTCAAGTACCAGTGTTTTCAACCCTCTGGAAGTGAGAATTCCTGCACTTATAAGTCCTCCGATTCCGCTTCCTATGACTATAACATCAAAATCCTTCATTCCCGTTTCCTCTTTTCAGATAAAGAATGGCCGGCAATACGATCAATGCGGTAAAAGCGCAGGAGAGAGCACCAATACTTAAAACACTTCCTATGGATGCAATCCCGATGAATTTAGCTGTTACAAGGCTTCCACAACCCGCAACAGTGGTAGCAGCACACATCATCACATTCTTTCCTGTTATTCTGAGGGCGTTGCCTATGTCCCTTTCATCTTCTTTAAGATACGCCTGCATTACATAAATGCCATAGTCAACACCGAAACCAAAGATAAGGGCAATGGTGCCCACATTAATGAAGTTAAAGGGGATGCCTGCAAATCCGAGTATCCCGATGGTAAGAAGGAATCCAACTGTAACAGGCAGCAGGATTAATCCGACATAAAATAATTTTTTGAAAGCCAGATAAAGAATGATGAAATTAGAAATGAGGGTAACGATGATAGCCAGCGCACTTCCCCAGAGAATAGATGACTTTATCTCGTTGAAAAGAACGGGTCTTCCAAGCAATGTCCAGTCCCGTCCTCTTAATCTGATATCTTTCTGCAGTGTATACAATCCATCCCTATCCCATTCCTCCCGGGATGGGTAAATATAGGCTGCAATGGATATGTCGTCCCTGTTGTAAAAGTGCCTGATCCTTGGATCAGAGATGTCCTCTATTTCCTCTAATCCGATTGGCCTGTCATTGGTTACGGCGTTTGTGATCTTATCCAGATATGTACGGATATAATCCCTGTCATAATCCATACCCCTTTTCTGCAGGGCAGATGTGAGGGCATTTTCAAGCCTGTTAGCCGTTATGGTATCTTTTATCTCTTTAAGGCTATTCAATATCTGCCTCTGAACAGCAGGTGGAGGAAGAAATATGCCCGGGGAGTCATACCCTTTGATTAACCCATCCGTTTTCCACATGGAAAGCATTCTCTCGAGGGAATCAAAGTTATGTGCAAGGTCTTCTTTATCTTTACCCTTTACTACAATTGCCATTGGTTCACCATTTTTATTAAGCCTTTGGTTAACTGCCTCTCCCAGTGCCATGGACTGGCTGCCCTTAATGCCAATATGTTCAGGATTGCTGTCAAAGCCTAACCTAGCTATGCCAAATCCGGCAAATACAATTAAAAAGAAACTCATAAAAATTATATGTCGTGGTCTTGATACAACAAAATTAGTGAAGGTTTCCACACCAGATGCGTCTTTCCCTTTATACAGGTTCTGAAAGCCGCCCTTGCTTGTCCATACAAGCAGCGAACTCATCAAAAAAAGTGTGGATATGAGGCATAACAGGACACCCATCCCTGCAACAACTCCAAGTTCATACAACCCCTCGAACCTGGTGACGATAATGCTGAAAAAGGAGAGAGATGTCGTAATGGCAGAAACGACAAAAGCAGGCCCTGTCTTTGTAAGAGTAATCTCCAGCGACTTAAGAGAATCATTGCTCTTTTGCAGCTCATCTCCAAATCGCTTTAATGTATGCATGGAATAGTCCACATATAAACCGATAAGAACCGCAGCAACAATGCTTGTAACAATGTTCAGGCTGCCAAATACGAAATAGGCGAATGCAAGCGTTGCGGCAAGGGAGGCAAGCATTGTGAATCCGATTATCAAGAGGGTTACCACCCTAACCCGATAAACCACCAGAATAAGCAATCCTATAAGAAAGACTGACAAGAGAAAAGAGCTGATAATATCATGCTGAATGACTCCCCTTATCTCTTCTGAAAGGATATGTCCACCGGTAACTCCTATTTTTATATCCGGGGGATTATTGCTCTCCAACAGGGATAAACGAATAATGTCAGCCATCTCCTTTTTGAATCTTTTCACAAAGGCCATATCCCTACTCTTGCCCTTCGGCTTCACAAAGATGAATGCCATGGAGTGATCCTT harbors:
- a CDS encoding glycosyltransferase family 2 protein; amino-acid sequence: MTSNLCVIIPAYNASKTIGSVVEGALKYVDKVIVADDGSVDDTAIAASRAGAEVIKIGRNKGKGNALRVLFHKAVKDGYDAAISMDADSQHDLDDIPLFINMWSMYPEDIIVGSRMHEKEKIPRARYNSMHIARFYISLAANQFVEDTQCGFRLYPLSLIKKLCLTTEKYVTETEILMKAGDMGAAIRFVNIKTIYGDNGSHFRPIMDITAITAYVISYLHIKWFKEGLTSNKSFTYYKNNIHDVVRRFKIIDRIFQTVTAFTALPATVLFLIEYTLLFPIINNYSAIRKLNCGFFKITLATHMLPVLLIVTILERILNPFKLKINLVDGFIKKFYPHIWGR
- a CDS encoding cbb3-type cytochrome c oxidase subunit I, yielding MERIIVWYLRMSLIYLFSGAFLGLKMVMWPDSAAYYRSVHVHLNLLGFMAMMIYGVGYHILPRFSGRPVYSPLIVRVQFWFANAGLLGMAISWPFIAKNVMPLMFNSVLILSSILAFIAVILFVYNILKTVKTA
- a CDS encoding DUF1858 domain-containing protein, with protein sequence METKVSITKDSIIGDVIKAVPGADKVIEKHFGGGCFTCPGIKVESISFGAMMHNMDPEKIVEEIKKLEEGK
- a CDS encoding N-acetylmuramoyl-L-alanine amidase; translation: MTRAEAAEEVSVKDLRYWSDESYTRVVIDLDGPVTFTENRLSNPDRLYFDLKGCKLSKDVDTSFDISNGILKSIRVGQFDNDTVRIVLDLGKFERNNVFVLEDPYRFVIDIYGEVREDTSPADRELSGSVVRLPSVERKSFKRLPGVRRVVIDPGHGGKDAGAIGPRGLYEKDVVLDVAKKLKKILTEKHKIEVILTRDRDIFIPLEERTAIANSQKADLFISIHANANPRRDVRGIETYLLNWTNDKEAMRVAARENAISIEKMQRVQNDLQVILSDLARDNKRDESMRLAHNVQTSIINTLKSDYQKIVDNGVKHALFYVLVGAQMPSILVEISFISNREEEKRLSSALYRKKIAEAIAGGIHEYRSLSEHVAKVNGRF
- a CDS encoding energy-coupling factor transporter transmembrane protein EcfT, with protein sequence MADFSPRAKILAYIGLVLLLFIFRSIPLYLLILAVNFFLLFKLPVKTIKKGCLPIVIFLAFTFLSNALFQHGRVIAEILGLYITYEGIERASYLTLRLLILILGARVLTATTPAEDMVKAFGGLLGPVGRLAPVKEFIATTALTLRFLPMIYNEAQGLYKEAMADYPKVSLMDKIKLSTSLLVPLFERSAKKAEELSSGEGIEV
- a CDS encoding gamma-glutamyl-gamma-aminobutyrate hydrolase family protein, whose amino-acid sequence is MHHSPLIGITGDSEPVPSSSGREVYSIKLSYAAAIEAAGGCPVFIPPLAENLSPIISDKIDALLISGGGDIEPAFYGEELKAALNPVSKERFIFEKALLKEIIGLKKPALGICYGMQFLNVFFGGSLYQDLPLQRQNKLDHKSGHEVEIYKESKLYYILKKESIAVNSTHHQGIKKLGEGIFKSAWSSDGLIEAIELETYPFLLGVQWHPERLSDEPSGALFKAFIEACR
- a CDS encoding D-aminoacylase — translated: MKFDFLLAGGLIVDGTPPTAGPKTSDIGIKGDRIEAIGHLSKSDAEMVIDVKGLCISPGFIDCHCHSEFTALADPRAAAKVTQGVTTEINGNCGLSSTPLSGDALEQRAGDFKELGIKERWGSLTEYFEILSKKKIAINFMTLTGHGNLRASVIGYVDAVPTSSDMRKMKTLLKESLSQGSVGLSTGLIYPPGVYAKTDEIVELAMEAASSGGIYTTHLRSEGDKLLEAVDEAIKIGMDSGVHVHLSHLKTSRENNWSKLEKVFEQIEKAHQMGIKLTCDRYPYIAASTDLDSVLPEWAYEGGRDKELWRLKYKREELKKAILDLHPERSYWEKIKISSVALKKNKWMEGKSLSDIGEAMKKHPVDCVFDILLEEELRVGAIFFTMNEDNLRAILRKDYAMIGSDSSGRSFDGVTAKGKPHPRGFGTFPRILGKYVREDAVLSIEDAIYKMTGLPAKVFKIKERGILTGGYFADIVVFDPEKIKDTATFEEPFQRPLGIYYVFVNGIPALWEGEPTDAMAGRVLKRAS
- a CDS encoding NifU family protein; the encoded protein is MFKERVEEVLNKIRPLLQRDGGDVQLVEVQDSGVVKLRLIGACAGCPMSTMTLKNAIEATLKREIPEVISVESV
- a CDS encoding diguanylate cyclase, which gives rise to KFVIADWMMPVLDGVELCRKIRLMNEAGYIYFILLTGKDKKEDVVQGLDSGADDYITKPFEREELRVRVMTGMRILELEKRLEELACIDPLMQIRNRRYFHQAIERIHDRARRYSEGYGVIMCDIDYFKKYNDIYGHIQGDNILKTIAETLKETLRLSDEIFRYGGEEIIIILPEQEINDTTIAAERIVRSVESLRIEHKGSEFSIVTISCGIAAFDKKTDLNSKWISVVDRADKALYRAKSGGRNRVSA
- a CDS encoding AI-2E family transporter, with translation MKAEHLSTIISLAITAGLFYLFYMILSPFLTPIAWAMVLSITFYPLYRVFLKVFKRSWAASLVTLIVILIIIIGPFGYLSTALVKEISETYRTIEEKGPQVIADLQRHPVVTKLGEKLESYIGPVSLDLKDAAIKNLKALSKKIGEGTANLFKNILVFAVSFLIMAMTIFFFLKDGNAIIGYIRGLLPFSDAQKIKLENQAKEMVIATIYGGVTVAIIQGILGGLAFLVLGLPSPIFWGSAMSILSLIPIFGTFIVWGPAGVILILSGSYAKGIGLLLFGFLIIGMVDNILKPIIIGGKTKLNTLLIFFSVLGGIKLFGFIGFILGPLIVALCLSLLEIYRSDTKGGEDAYTQ